From a region of the Sporosarcina ureilytica genome:
- the uvsE gene encoding UV DNA damage repair endonuclease UvsE yields MKIRFGYVANALGLWDASPSKTLTFARYKMLSKEERMDKLKSVTAQNLQHTKRILYYNIAHEIELYRFSSSLVPLATHPEVMWDFVTPFKREWEELGQLIQQFELRPSFHPNQFTLFTSPREEVTRNAVVDMEYHFKMLEVMNALDRGLINIHIGGAYGDKESTLERFHQNLKTLPANIKKQMTLENDDKTYHVEETLIACEKEGIPMVLDYHHYKANKGEVDLSNYLPRIFNTWTRFPEVPKVHLSSPKSDQAFRSHADFVSFEFIFPFLKLAKELNQDFDIMIEAKQKNLAMFKLIEEIASIRGVKRISGSTVEW; encoded by the coding sequence ATGAAGATTCGTTTTGGATATGTTGCCAATGCATTAGGATTATGGGACGCAAGCCCGTCTAAAACGCTAACCTTTGCTCGCTATAAAATGCTATCCAAAGAAGAACGCATGGATAAGCTCAAGTCTGTAACAGCTCAAAATTTACAGCATACGAAAAGAATTTTGTATTATAATATCGCTCATGAAATAGAACTGTATCGATTTTCAAGTTCACTTGTGCCACTGGCAACTCACCCTGAAGTAATGTGGGACTTTGTTACGCCCTTCAAAAGGGAATGGGAAGAGTTGGGCCAGCTCATTCAACAATTTGAGCTGCGGCCAAGCTTTCATCCTAACCAATTTACACTTTTCACGAGTCCACGGGAAGAAGTGACCAGAAATGCAGTAGTGGATATGGAATACCATTTTAAAATGCTCGAAGTGATGAATGCGTTGGACAGAGGTCTTATTAATATTCATATTGGCGGAGCGTATGGGGATAAAGAAAGTACGTTAGAGCGTTTCCATCAGAATCTAAAGACGTTACCCGCCAATATTAAAAAACAAATGACGCTCGAAAATGACGATAAGACCTATCATGTTGAAGAAACACTTATTGCTTGTGAAAAAGAAGGGATTCCTATGGTTCTTGATTATCACCACTATAAGGCTAATAAAGGTGAGGTGGACCTCTCAAATTATTTGCCGCGCATATTTAATACATGGACAAGGTTTCCTGAAGTGCCAAAAGTCCATCTTTCATCACCGAAATCAGATCAAGCCTTCCGTTCACATGCAGATTTTGTTTCTTTTGAGTTTATCTTTCCATTCTTGAAATTGGCAAAAGAACTTAATCAGGATTTTGATATTATGATTGAAGCCAAACAGAAGAACCTAGCCATGTTTAAACTGATTGAAGAAATAGCTTCTATCAGAGGTGTCAAACGTATCTCAGGCTCAACAGTGGAATGGTAA
- the uvsE gene encoding UV DNA damage repair endonuclease UvsE, translated as MTIVRLGYVAMSMELKNASPSQTMTYAQFQKIDDREAAIRKLERISISNLHNTLRILRHNVASEIYFYRFTSRLIPLANHPDLLDWDYMKPLQEALREIGDFVRDNNIRVDFHPDHFVLINSSKKEILKNSLQTLKLHFLLLKGMGIDRTHRCVMHVGGNYKDTGASLERFIDNWAVVPKSLQKMIMLENDDTSFTLEDSLYLCEKLDIPLVFDYHHHLAHHQNSDWKSHWDRVIQTWRHSPLPIKMHISSPKSQKAFRHHADYVDAGMFFEFLTEIKGSIPRIDCMIEAKRKDEALFHLMEEIKARDDVEIIDGSSFKLR; from the coding sequence GTGACGATTGTACGTTTAGGTTATGTGGCAATGAGTATGGAATTAAAAAACGCATCTCCCTCTCAAACGATGACTTATGCGCAGTTTCAAAAGATCGATGATAGGGAAGCTGCAATTCGAAAATTGGAACGTATTTCGATTTCTAATTTACATAATACACTTAGAATTTTAAGGCATAATGTAGCTTCAGAAATTTACTTCTATCGTTTTACTTCTCGATTAATCCCTTTGGCCAACCATCCTGACCTCCTTGATTGGGATTATATGAAACCTTTGCAAGAAGCGCTGCGAGAGATTGGCGACTTTGTAAGAGACAACAATATTAGAGTTGATTTTCATCCGGATCATTTCGTTCTCATTAACTCATCGAAAAAAGAAATTTTGAAAAATTCTTTACAAACGTTGAAGTTGCATTTTCTATTATTAAAAGGTATGGGCATAGACCGAACTCATCGCTGTGTTATGCATGTAGGAGGCAATTATAAAGATACAGGCGCTTCACTTGAACGTTTTATCGATAATTGGGCAGTAGTTCCGAAATCGCTACAAAAAATGATTATGCTCGAAAATGATGACACTTCATTTACGTTGGAAGACAGTCTTTACTTATGTGAAAAACTGGATATTCCGCTTGTGTTTGATTATCACCATCACCTTGCTCATCATCAAAATTCGGATTGGAAAAGCCATTGGGATCGAGTGATACAAACGTGGAGGCATTCTCCGCTTCCAATAAAAATGCACATCTCAAGCCCCAAAAGTCAAAAAGCATTCCGACATCATGCAGATTATGTAGATGCGGGTATGTTTTTTGAATTTTTAACAGAAATAAAGGGGAGCATTCCACGAATTGATTGTATGATTGAAGCGAAAAGAAAAGACGAAGCCTTATTTCATTTGATGGAAGAGATAAAAGCTAGAGATGACGTTGAAATCATTGATGGCTCTTCATTCAAATTAAGGTAG
- a CDS encoding rhodanese-like domain-containing protein, whose amino-acid sequence MKEITPSEVQERLESGETLHLVDVREDDEVAEGIIPGALHIPLGEVAERVNELDKSKSYILICRSGGRSGRATEFLEAQGYDATNMTGGMLEWEGATE is encoded by the coding sequence ATGAAAGAAATTACACCATCAGAAGTACAAGAACGTTTAGAAAGTGGCGAAACACTTCATTTAGTTGATGTGCGTGAAGATGATGAAGTCGCTGAAGGAATTATTCCGGGAGCTCTTCATATTCCACTTGGTGAGGTAGCTGAGCGAGTAAATGAATTGGATAAGTCTAAGTCATATATCCTTATCTGCCGCTCAGGCGGTCGTAGCGGGCGTGCTACAGAGTTTCTAGAGGCACAAGGCTATGATGCAACGAACATGACAGGCGGTATGTTGGAATGGGAAGGCGCAACTGAATAA
- a CDS encoding N-acetylmuramoyl-L-alanine amidase, which translates to MKRWMIIGILLLGSLGIVIYGVKASDRGFFMPEEFAGVKVVIDPGHGGPDGGASEGDVVERDITLKISHELAKRLEKKGATVVMTRKKEGDALAEHTPEEKFSTLRSRKIADLKLRESIAINENPDVFISVHVNAIPDSKWRGAQVFYHEGGHPDGEFLAKAIQSSFQSNLQNTDREALAISGVYLLKKSPVPSVLVETGFISNAEEKALLVDPKYQSKVADAILEGISEFLNAEEM; encoded by the coding sequence ATGAAGCGATGGATGATTATTGGCATTTTATTATTAGGTTCTCTAGGAATTGTTATCTATGGGGTTAAGGCATCGGACCGTGGATTTTTTATGCCCGAAGAATTTGCGGGAGTAAAAGTAGTCATTGACCCGGGGCATGGGGGACCTGACGGAGGGGCTTCTGAAGGGGATGTAGTAGAACGTGACATTACACTCAAAATTTCACATGAGTTAGCGAAACGGCTTGAAAAAAAGGGTGCAACTGTTGTGATGACGCGTAAGAAAGAAGGGGATGCACTTGCCGAACATACACCTGAAGAAAAGTTTTCGACCCTTCGCTCGCGCAAGATTGCGGATTTAAAATTACGTGAATCGATTGCGATTAATGAAAACCCAGACGTTTTTATCAGTGTCCATGTAAATGCAATTCCAGATTCTAAGTGGCGCGGTGCACAAGTGTTTTATCATGAAGGGGGGCATCCGGATGGCGAATTTTTAGCGAAAGCGATTCAATCCTCTTTCCAAAGCAATTTACAAAATACAGATCGTGAAGCGTTAGCAATTAGCGGTGTTTATTTATTGAAGAAATCACCTGTGCCTTCAGTATTGGTAGAAACAGGTTTTATTTCAAATGCAGAAGAAAAGGCATTGTTAGTTGATCCAAAGTATCAATCGAAAGTAGCGGACGCAATTTTGGAGGGAATTTCAGAATTTTTAAATGCCGAGGAAATGTAG
- a CDS encoding Mrp/NBP35 family ATP-binding protein, which produces MIDEQTVRELVGQLKDPFLHKTLAETEGITEVSINVEKKHVSVKLALAKINTAEQLPFQMKVVDILKEAGAESVGIRFEELSQEVLNKFRGTATGAEAQDILSPLSNVEFISIASGKGGVGKSTVSVNIAVALARLGKKVGLIDADIYGFSVPDMMGVTKMPKVRGERIIPVERLGVKVISMGFFVEDNAPVVWRGPMLGKALDQFFRDVEWGDLDYLLLDLPPGTGDVALDIHQMLPTSKEIIVTTPHPTAAFVAARAGAMALQTDHEILGVIENMSWFESSVTGEKEFVFGKGGGTRLAEELRTDLLGQIPLGQPDWDEEDFAPSVYAEDHPIGKIYTDIAQEMIRKKNE; this is translated from the coding sequence TTGATTGATGAGCAAACAGTACGCGAATTAGTAGGTCAGTTGAAAGATCCGTTTTTACATAAAACACTTGCAGAAACGGAAGGTATCACAGAGGTATCGATTAATGTTGAAAAGAAACATGTAAGTGTGAAGTTAGCACTAGCAAAAATAAATACTGCAGAGCAATTACCGTTTCAAATGAAAGTCGTTGATATATTGAAAGAAGCAGGGGCGGAATCTGTCGGCATTCGATTTGAAGAACTGTCACAGGAAGTGCTCAACAAATTCCGTGGAACGGCAACAGGGGCGGAAGCACAGGATATTTTATCACCATTAAGTAATGTCGAGTTCATTTCAATTGCATCCGGTAAGGGCGGCGTTGGAAAGTCGACAGTTTCTGTCAATATTGCGGTAGCGCTTGCACGACTTGGGAAGAAAGTCGGTCTCATTGACGCGGATATTTACGGTTTTAGTGTTCCGGACATGATGGGTGTTACGAAAATGCCGAAAGTACGCGGTGAGCGTATCATCCCTGTTGAAAGACTGGGTGTAAAAGTTATTTCAATGGGCTTCTTTGTTGAAGATAACGCACCAGTTGTATGGCGTGGACCAATGCTCGGAAAGGCGCTCGACCAATTTTTCAGAGACGTTGAATGGGGAGACTTAGATTATTTGCTTCTAGATTTACCACCAGGCACAGGCGATGTTGCGCTTGACATTCACCAGATGTTGCCGACGTCTAAAGAGATTATTGTAACGACACCACATCCAACAGCAGCATTTGTTGCGGCACGTGCGGGGGCGATGGCATTACAAACAGATCATGAAATTCTAGGCGTTATCGAAAATATGTCTTGGTTTGAATCGTCAGTTACGGGCGAAAAAGAGTTTGTATTTGGTAAAGGCGGAGGCACGCGATTAGCGGAAGAGCTGCGTACTGACCTACTTGGACAAATTCCACTTGGCCAACCGGATTGGGATGAAGAGGACTTTGCCCCATCTGTTTATGCAGAAGACCATCCAATTGGAAAAATATATACAGATATTGCACAAGAAATGATTAGAAAGAAAAACGAATAA
- the gerD gene encoding spore germination lipoprotein GerD yields MKMKFIQLLIIIFLLVGCTQPPQATPSFDEIKKMMADAIQTEDGKKALRQILAEEDFRELLVLEQPEVKKSIEETLLSKQGEDFWKQALEDPKFAEKIAKSMKEQQEDVMKKLMSDASFQKQMEEFFGQPDMQKQLEDIMKSSTMKEQYEKAIEETINSPLLQTKWEKLIQEAGKSGADGGKKEKGKEEGQSKGGGGGQ; encoded by the coding sequence ATGAAAATGAAATTCATCCAGTTACTGATAATTATTTTTCTGCTTGTTGGCTGTACACAACCACCTCAAGCAACACCGTCATTTGATGAGATAAAAAAAATGATGGCGGATGCCATTCAAACAGAGGATGGAAAAAAAGCATTACGACAAATATTGGCGGAGGAGGATTTTCGCGAACTTCTAGTGTTAGAGCAACCCGAGGTGAAGAAGTCTATAGAAGAGACTTTATTATCTAAACAAGGAGAAGACTTCTGGAAGCAGGCCCTTGAAGACCCCAAGTTTGCAGAAAAAATTGCTAAAAGCATGAAAGAACAACAAGAGGACGTCATGAAAAAATTAATGAGCGATGCGTCCTTTCAAAAACAAATGGAGGAATTTTTCGGCCAACCTGATATGCAGAAACAATTAGAGGACATTATGAAATCCTCAACAATGAAGGAGCAATACGAAAAAGCAATCGAAGAAACGATTAATAGTCCATTACTTCAAACAAAATGGGAAAAGTTAATTCAAGAAGCGGGAAAATCTGGAGCAGATGGCGGTAAGAAGGAGAAAGGCAAAGAAGAAGGGCAATCTAAAGGAGGCGGAGGGGGTCAGTAA
- a CDS encoding KinB-signaling pathway activation protein has product MTIRNWIKFFFNALWIGGLVTAIIGLIVRWAFFSSYLQSGEIWQFLGALLWMVFLGFTMSVVAQMGFFAYLTVHQFGVNIFRTLTLWNWVQLLIIIIVLFDLIFFRFRLTSEDTGRSLLYLTLLASLVIVSGITAYLKAKWTKKHTLISALFFMIVITTLEWLPALMVSSGNIDTWVTILLFPLLAVNAYQILALPKYNTMSDVDKAKLDERRAARRKEAKAATSK; this is encoded by the coding sequence TTGACAATACGAAATTGGATAAAATTTTTCTTTAATGCGCTTTGGATTGGTGGGCTTGTCACAGCCATCATTGGTTTAATTGTTCGTTGGGCGTTTTTCTCAAGTTATTTACAATCAGGAGAAATTTGGCAATTTTTAGGGGCACTATTATGGATGGTGTTTCTTGGTTTTACAATGAGTGTCGTCGCACAAATGGGTTTTTTCGCGTATTTAACAGTACACCAATTTGGCGTTAATATTTTCAGAACGCTTACTTTGTGGAACTGGGTTCAATTGTTAATTATTATAATTGTTTTATTTGATTTAATCTTTTTCCGCTTCCGACTAACATCGGAAGACACAGGTAGATCGTTATTATACTTAACTTTACTTGCATCGCTCGTAATCGTTTCAGGAATTACCGCTTATTTGAAGGCGAAGTGGACGAAAAAGCATACGTTAATTTCAGCATTATTTTTTATGATTGTCATTACGACGCTTGAATGGTTACCAGCTTTAATGGTGAGCTCGGGAAATATTGACACTTGGGTAACAATCCTTCTATTCCCGTTACTGGCGGTTAACGCTTACCAAATTTTAGCGTTACCAAAATATAATACGATGTCTGACGTTGATAAGGCGAAACTTGATGAACGTCGCGCGGCGCGAAGGAAAGAAGCGAAAGCAGCTACTTCGAAATAA